In Paralichthys olivaceus isolate ysfri-2021 chromosome 13, ASM2471397v2, whole genome shotgun sequence, the following are encoded in one genomic region:
- the zfat gene encoding zinc finger protein ZFAT isoform X3 has protein sequence MDAQGAAGSVFMCRLCNLFSPSRPLLLVHCSQVHPQQEPPDDIITALQPLASEPVEALTERPVKRKRGRPKGSTKKSKTDSTHSLVDNSHGQEDENKKEGDPRNSSIEGESHNRILGLDCKNCRRTFSNRRQILKHICLREDEGDDEEEIGRDIVAAGVEDSGTLDHAEADPHKKKQNTEKPEKDIGNFRSQRTSRSQISKEGDAATENKKSVISVVLKEDETLPGVFKMVPVEDSSEDTEPAVDKTQPQVTQKSAVIQSQSQDLSSEATISDCNSDTEQEPCSNPTFTTTTTTEAAASRGFQEYSIKQNDTNLPQSQLKIFTCEFCKKIFKFRHSLVAHLRTHTQEKPFQCPHCDYASAIKANLNVHLRKHTGEKFSCQHCSFNCLSPGHLKVHIERVHMKVKQHCSFCAKKYSDVKNLLQHMAKRHNLKDPEVHQSYQELSLKTRRGLRQLLYHCPTCKRRFKNQLERERHLLIHGPLRPFACLLCDHAATKLDALAAHVRKHLFLYMCAVCDGKFVSCQRLKSHLKESHPDLDQEQAFTDCIDNSYFLIQPGGDARGEEEREDIEGGEQEEQRTEQEGEEERMREEGGSNGVGGEECSGGEAEKLETVAREEKEHGGEEAKAQGEILEDVQVTEGETQKMISVETSTPADIQDKTTAREAEQADSADPCTPAAENTDRDKENTITFSSQESNHSPHLEDRTQENTHGAKNTHTPSSTGNSDLHDLGVNTPSSPVPPGAEDQTPHSENAFQQVLSSLQKTHLNMETFQQLRRLYGDLECQYCGKLFWYKVQYNIHVRTHTKEHLHYCTKCNYSSITKSSLKRHQIQKHSGFLLPCSNPGCKYTTPDKYKLQAHLRTHQEQGKSVACPVCQQSFTEHKLKNHMKTSHPDARPVRRKGLMVQRAEKCPYCDSYFLKKNRDFKQHIWAHEGLKPFLCSLCDYAGRSKSNLKSHLNRHNTEKPHLCDLCGKKFKSKVTLKSHRQSHTKEGKRFQCSDCDFTSGSKPSLLRHKEQHAQFKPFRCAHCRYACNLSGPLKRHYSLKHPDQTYENAGPGLPSADALKQQGGKKCPECDFVYGTKWELNRHMKSKHRQKVVEEVVQETWEAGETIEAQYVTVGDEELLTEAPVAALHDNVDIQEITEFSSEAHDAVTSMVAMAPGTVTVVQQLQVGDEQEIDNCGDQLMVVNEDGDLTGDQVMVVEDAHGLEALTVLTQGENTHHYIVYVQEHTVEIN, from the exons ATGGATGCACAGGGAGCAG CTGGTTCTGTGTTCATGTGTCGGCTGTGCAACCTCTTCTCTCCCAGTCGCCCTCTGCTCCTGGTCCATTGCTCCCAGGTGCATCCCCAGCAGGAGcctcctgatgacatcatcactgcgCTGCAGCCCCTTGCATCAGAGCCTGTAGAGGCGCTGACAG AGAGACCAGTCAAGCGAAAGCGAGGACGACCAAAAGGCTCCACGAAGAAGTCCAAGACTGACTCCACCCATTCTCTGGTGGATAATTCTCATGGACAAGAAGATGAAAATAAGAAGGAGGGAGACCCACGAAATAGCTCAATAGAAG GTGAAAGCCACAATAGGATTTTGGGACTTGATTGTAAAAACTGTCGTCGCACTTTCAGCAACAGACGACAGATCCTCAAACACATATGTCTAAGAGAAGACGAGGGGGACGATGAAGAGGAAATTG GGAGAGACATTGTCGCAGCAGGAGTTGAGGATTCTGGAACTTTGGACCATGCGGAAGCTGATCCACACAAGAAGaagcaaaacacagagaagccaGAAAAAG ACATTGGCAACTTCAGATCCCAGAGAACTAGCCGAAGCCAAATATCCAAAGAAGGAGATGcagcaacagaaaacaagaaatcaGTCATCAGTGTTGTTCTGAAAGAAGATGAGACACTTCCAG GTGTTTTTAAAATGGTTCCAGTAGAGGACAGTTCAGAAGACACAGAGCCTGCTGTCGACAAGACTCAGCCTCAG GTCACCCAGAAGTCTGCAGTCATCCAGAGTCAGTCACAAGACCTTTCAAGTGAAGCCACCATCTCGGACTGTAACTCTGACACGGAACAAGAGCCATG CTCCAACCCAaccttcacaacaacaacaacaacagaggcaGCAGCCAGCAGAGGCTTCCAGGAATATTCCATCAAGCAAAATGATACCAA TTTACCTCAGAGCCAGCTGAAGATCTTCACCTGTGAGTTCTGTAAAAAGATCTTTAAGTTCAGACACTCGCTGGTCGCTCACCTCAGGACGCACACGCAGGAGAAACCCTTCCAGTGTCCTCACTGTGACTACGCATCAGCCATCAAAG CCAACCTGAACGTTcacctgaggaaacacacaggagagaagttCAGCTGTCAGCACTGTTCTTTCAACTGCCTCAGCCCAGGACACCTCAAG GTCCACATAGAACGAGTCCATATGAAGGTGAAGCAGCACTGTAGCTTTTGTGCGAAAAAATACTCAGATGTCAAGAACTTGCTGCAGCACATGGCGAAACGTCATAACCTCAAAGACCCTGAGGTCCACCAGAGCTACCAGGAACTGAG TCTAAAGACTCGTCGGGGCCTTAGACAGCTCCTGTACCACTGTCCCACCTGTAAACGACGCTTCAAGAACCAACTCGAGCGGGAGCGTCACCTGTTGATCCACGGGCCTCTGCGTCCCTTCGCCTGCCTGCTCTGTGACCATGCTGCAACCAAGCTGGACGCCCTCGCCGCTCATGTCAGGAAGCACCTCTTCCTGTACATGTGCGCTGTGTGTGACGGGAAGTTTGTCAGCTGTCAGAGACTAAAGAGTCACCTGAAAGAGTCTCACCCCGACCTGGACCAGGAGCAGGCCTTCACCGACTGTATCGATAACAGTTACTTTCTGATACAGCCTGGAGGAGACgcgaggggggaggaggagagggaggacatAGAAGGAGGGGAACAGGAAGAGCAGAGGACAGAGCAGGAAGGTGaagaagagaggatgagagaggagggtggaagCAATGGTGTCGGAGGGGAGGAGTGTTCTGGTGGGGAAGCGGAGAAGCTGGAAACTGTTGCAAGGGAAGAGAAGGAGCATGGGGGGGAAGAAGCTAAAGCTCAGGGTGAAATTTTGGAAGATGTGCAGGTCACAgaaggagaaacacaaaaaatgatTTCTGTAGAAACTTCAACTCCCGCTGACATACAGGACAAAACAACAGCTCGGGAAGCAGAACAGGCCGACTCAGCGGACCCATGCACCCCAGCAGCTGAAAAtactgacagagacaaagaaaacacaataactTTTTCATCACAGGAGAGCAATCACAGCCCTCACCTGGAGGACAGGActcaagaaaacacacatggagccaaaaacacacacacaccttcttcaACAGGAAACTCAGACTTACATGATTTAGGTGTAAACACACCTTCTTCACCGGTACCTCCAGGGGCAGAGGATCAAACCCCACATTCAGag AACGCATTCCAGCAGGTGTTGTCATCTCTTCAGAAGACTCACCTCAACATGGAGACTTTCCAGCAACTCAGGAGACTTTACGGAGACTTAGAATGTCAATACTGTG GTAAACTGTTCTGGTACAAAGTCCAATATAACATccatgtacgcacacacaccaaggaGCACCTGCATTACTGCACAAAGTGTAACTACTCGTCCATCACTAAAAGCTCTTTAAAGCGGCACCAGATCCAGAAGCACAGTGGGTTTCTGCTGCCTTGTTCTAATCCCGGCTGTAAATACACCACACCTGACAAATACAAACTACAAGCCCATCTGAGGACGCACCAGGAGCAG GGGAAGAGTGTGGCCTGTCCAGTCTGCCAGCAAAGCTTCACAGAGCACAAGCTAAAAAACCACATGAAAACATCCCACCCAG ATGCGCGGCCTGTGCGGAGAAAAGGATTGATGGTGCAGCGTGCAGAGAAGTGCCCGTACTGTGACTCCTACttcctgaagaaaaacagagacttTAAGCAACACATCTGGGCTCACGAAG GTCTGAAGCCGTTCCTCTGCAGCTTGTGTGACTATGCAGGTCGCAGCAAGAGTAACCTAAAGTCTCATCTGAATCGGCACAACACAGAGAAACCTCATCTCTGTGATCTGTGCGGTAAAAAGTTCAAATCTAAAGTCACACTGAAAAGCCACAGACAGAGCCATACAAAAGAAG GGAAGCGGTTTCAATGTTCGGACTGTGACTTTACCTCGGGCTCTAAACCTTCCCTGCTCAGACACAAGGAGCAACACGCTCAATTTAAG CCATTCCGTTGTGCCCACTGCCGTTACGCCTGTAACCTGTCTGGTCCTCTGAAGCGACACTACAGCTTGAAACACCCTGATCAGACATATGAGAATGCTGGACCTGGGCTGCCCAGTGCTGATGCTCTGAAACAGCAAG gTGGAAAGAAGTGTCCTGAGTGTGACTTTGTTTACGGCACCAAATGGGAGCTGAATCGCCACATGAagagcaaacacagacagaaagtggTAGAGGAAGTGGTACAGGAAACCTGGGAG GCTGGTGAGACAATAGAGGCCCAATATGTGACAGTGGGGGATGAAGAGCTGCTGACAGAAGCTCCTGTAGCAGCGCTGCACGACAACG TTGATATCCAGGAGATCACTGAGTTCAGTTCAGAGGCTCACGATGCTGTCACCTCCATGGTCGCCATGGCTCCAGGCACTGTTACCGTAGTACAGCAG TTGCAGGTGGGTGATGAACAGGAAATTGATAACTGCGGTGACCAGCTGATGGTGGTGAATGAAGATGGGGACTTAACCGGTGACcaggtgatggtggtggaggaTGCACATGGCCTGGAGGCTCTGACGGTCCTCACTCAGGGAGAAAACACTCACCACTATATTGTCTATGTTCAGGAACACACTGTAGAAATCAACTAG
- the zfat gene encoding zinc finger protein ZFAT isoform X4, with translation MDAQGAAGSVFMCRLCNLFSPSRPLLLVHCSQVHPQQEPPDDIITALQPLASEPVEALTERPVKRKRGRPKGSTKKSKTDSTHSLVDNSHGQEDENKKEGDPRNSSIEGESHNRILGLDCKNCRRTFSNRRQILKHICLREDEGDDEEEIGRDIVAAGVEDSGTLDHAEADPHKKKQNTEKPEKDIGNFRSQRTSRSQISKEGDAATENKKSVISVVLKEDETLPGVFKMVPVEDSSEDTEPAVDKTQPQVTQKSAVIQSQSQDLSSEATISDCNSDTEQEPCSNPTFTTTTTTEAAASRGFQEYSIKQNDTNLPQSQLKIFTCEFCKKIFKFRHSLVAHLRTHTQEKPFQCPHCDYASAIKANLNVHLRKHTGEKFSCQHCSFNCLSPGHLKVHIERVHMKVKQHCSFCAKKYSDVKNLLQHMAKRHNLKDPEVHQSYQELSLKTRRGLRQLLYHCPTCKRRFKNQLERERHLLIHGPLRPFACLLCDHAATKLDALAAHVRKHLFLYMCAVCDGKFVSCQRLKSHLKESHPDLDQEQAFTDCIDNSYFLIQPGGDARGEEEREDIEGGEQEEQRTEQEGEEERMREEGGSNGVGGEECSGGEAEKLETVAREEKEHGGEEAKAQGEILEDVQVTEGETQKMISVETSTPADIQDKTTAREAEQADSADPCTPAAENTDRDKENTITFSSQESNHSPHLEDRTQENTHGAKNTHTPSSTGNSDLHDLGVNTPSSPVPPGAEDQTPHSENAFQQVLSSLQKTHLNMETFQQLRRLYGDLECQYCGKLFWYKVQYNIHVRTHTKEHLHYCTKCNYSSITKSSLKRHQIQKHSGFLLPCSNPGCKYTTPDKYKLQAHLRTHQEQGKSVACPVCQQSFTEHKLKNHMKTSHPDARPVRRKGLMVQRAEKCPYCDSYFLKKNRDFKQHIWAHEGLKPFLCSLCDYAGRSKSNLKSHLNRHNTEKPHLCDLCGKKFKSKVTLKSHRQSHTKEGKRFQCSDCDFTSGSKPSLLRHKEQHAQFKPFRCAHCRYACNLSGPLKRHYSLKHPDQTYENAGPGLPSADALKQQGGKKCPECDFVYGTKWELNRHMKSKHRQKVVEEVVQETWEAGETIEAQYVTVGDEELLTEAPVAALHDNVDIQEITEFSSEAHDAVTSMVAMAPGTVTVVQQVGDEQEIDNCGDQLMVVNEDGDLTGDQVMVVEDAHGLEALTVLTQGENTHHYIVYVQEHTVEIN, from the exons ATGGATGCACAGGGAGCAG CTGGTTCTGTGTTCATGTGTCGGCTGTGCAACCTCTTCTCTCCCAGTCGCCCTCTGCTCCTGGTCCATTGCTCCCAGGTGCATCCCCAGCAGGAGcctcctgatgacatcatcactgcgCTGCAGCCCCTTGCATCAGAGCCTGTAGAGGCGCTGACAG AGAGACCAGTCAAGCGAAAGCGAGGACGACCAAAAGGCTCCACGAAGAAGTCCAAGACTGACTCCACCCATTCTCTGGTGGATAATTCTCATGGACAAGAAGATGAAAATAAGAAGGAGGGAGACCCACGAAATAGCTCAATAGAAG GTGAAAGCCACAATAGGATTTTGGGACTTGATTGTAAAAACTGTCGTCGCACTTTCAGCAACAGACGACAGATCCTCAAACACATATGTCTAAGAGAAGACGAGGGGGACGATGAAGAGGAAATTG GGAGAGACATTGTCGCAGCAGGAGTTGAGGATTCTGGAACTTTGGACCATGCGGAAGCTGATCCACACAAGAAGaagcaaaacacagagaagccaGAAAAAG ACATTGGCAACTTCAGATCCCAGAGAACTAGCCGAAGCCAAATATCCAAAGAAGGAGATGcagcaacagaaaacaagaaatcaGTCATCAGTGTTGTTCTGAAAGAAGATGAGACACTTCCAG GTGTTTTTAAAATGGTTCCAGTAGAGGACAGTTCAGAAGACACAGAGCCTGCTGTCGACAAGACTCAGCCTCAG GTCACCCAGAAGTCTGCAGTCATCCAGAGTCAGTCACAAGACCTTTCAAGTGAAGCCACCATCTCGGACTGTAACTCTGACACGGAACAAGAGCCATG CTCCAACCCAaccttcacaacaacaacaacaacagaggcaGCAGCCAGCAGAGGCTTCCAGGAATATTCCATCAAGCAAAATGATACCAA TTTACCTCAGAGCCAGCTGAAGATCTTCACCTGTGAGTTCTGTAAAAAGATCTTTAAGTTCAGACACTCGCTGGTCGCTCACCTCAGGACGCACACGCAGGAGAAACCCTTCCAGTGTCCTCACTGTGACTACGCATCAGCCATCAAAG CCAACCTGAACGTTcacctgaggaaacacacaggagagaagttCAGCTGTCAGCACTGTTCTTTCAACTGCCTCAGCCCAGGACACCTCAAG GTCCACATAGAACGAGTCCATATGAAGGTGAAGCAGCACTGTAGCTTTTGTGCGAAAAAATACTCAGATGTCAAGAACTTGCTGCAGCACATGGCGAAACGTCATAACCTCAAAGACCCTGAGGTCCACCAGAGCTACCAGGAACTGAG TCTAAAGACTCGTCGGGGCCTTAGACAGCTCCTGTACCACTGTCCCACCTGTAAACGACGCTTCAAGAACCAACTCGAGCGGGAGCGTCACCTGTTGATCCACGGGCCTCTGCGTCCCTTCGCCTGCCTGCTCTGTGACCATGCTGCAACCAAGCTGGACGCCCTCGCCGCTCATGTCAGGAAGCACCTCTTCCTGTACATGTGCGCTGTGTGTGACGGGAAGTTTGTCAGCTGTCAGAGACTAAAGAGTCACCTGAAAGAGTCTCACCCCGACCTGGACCAGGAGCAGGCCTTCACCGACTGTATCGATAACAGTTACTTTCTGATACAGCCTGGAGGAGACgcgaggggggaggaggagagggaggacatAGAAGGAGGGGAACAGGAAGAGCAGAGGACAGAGCAGGAAGGTGaagaagagaggatgagagaggagggtggaagCAATGGTGTCGGAGGGGAGGAGTGTTCTGGTGGGGAAGCGGAGAAGCTGGAAACTGTTGCAAGGGAAGAGAAGGAGCATGGGGGGGAAGAAGCTAAAGCTCAGGGTGAAATTTTGGAAGATGTGCAGGTCACAgaaggagaaacacaaaaaatgatTTCTGTAGAAACTTCAACTCCCGCTGACATACAGGACAAAACAACAGCTCGGGAAGCAGAACAGGCCGACTCAGCGGACCCATGCACCCCAGCAGCTGAAAAtactgacagagacaaagaaaacacaataactTTTTCATCACAGGAGAGCAATCACAGCCCTCACCTGGAGGACAGGActcaagaaaacacacatggagccaaaaacacacacacaccttcttcaACAGGAAACTCAGACTTACATGATTTAGGTGTAAACACACCTTCTTCACCGGTACCTCCAGGGGCAGAGGATCAAACCCCACATTCAGag AACGCATTCCAGCAGGTGTTGTCATCTCTTCAGAAGACTCACCTCAACATGGAGACTTTCCAGCAACTCAGGAGACTTTACGGAGACTTAGAATGTCAATACTGTG GTAAACTGTTCTGGTACAAAGTCCAATATAACATccatgtacgcacacacaccaaggaGCACCTGCATTACTGCACAAAGTGTAACTACTCGTCCATCACTAAAAGCTCTTTAAAGCGGCACCAGATCCAGAAGCACAGTGGGTTTCTGCTGCCTTGTTCTAATCCCGGCTGTAAATACACCACACCTGACAAATACAAACTACAAGCCCATCTGAGGACGCACCAGGAGCAG GGGAAGAGTGTGGCCTGTCCAGTCTGCCAGCAAAGCTTCACAGAGCACAAGCTAAAAAACCACATGAAAACATCCCACCCAG ATGCGCGGCCTGTGCGGAGAAAAGGATTGATGGTGCAGCGTGCAGAGAAGTGCCCGTACTGTGACTCCTACttcctgaagaaaaacagagacttTAAGCAACACATCTGGGCTCACGAAG GTCTGAAGCCGTTCCTCTGCAGCTTGTGTGACTATGCAGGTCGCAGCAAGAGTAACCTAAAGTCTCATCTGAATCGGCACAACACAGAGAAACCTCATCTCTGTGATCTGTGCGGTAAAAAGTTCAAATCTAAAGTCACACTGAAAAGCCACAGACAGAGCCATACAAAAGAAG GGAAGCGGTTTCAATGTTCGGACTGTGACTTTACCTCGGGCTCTAAACCTTCCCTGCTCAGACACAAGGAGCAACACGCTCAATTTAAG CCATTCCGTTGTGCCCACTGCCGTTACGCCTGTAACCTGTCTGGTCCTCTGAAGCGACACTACAGCTTGAAACACCCTGATCAGACATATGAGAATGCTGGACCTGGGCTGCCCAGTGCTGATGCTCTGAAACAGCAAG gTGGAAAGAAGTGTCCTGAGTGTGACTTTGTTTACGGCACCAAATGGGAGCTGAATCGCCACATGAagagcaaacacagacagaaagtggTAGAGGAAGTGGTACAGGAAACCTGGGAG GCTGGTGAGACAATAGAGGCCCAATATGTGACAGTGGGGGATGAAGAGCTGCTGACAGAAGCTCCTGTAGCAGCGCTGCACGACAACG TTGATATCCAGGAGATCACTGAGTTCAGTTCAGAGGCTCACGATGCTGTCACCTCCATGGTCGCCATGGCTCCAGGCACTGTTACCGTAGTACAGCAG GTGGGTGATGAACAGGAAATTGATAACTGCGGTGACCAGCTGATGGTGGTGAATGAAGATGGGGACTTAACCGGTGACcaggtgatggtggtggaggaTGCACATGGCCTGGAGGCTCTGACGGTCCTCACTCAGGGAGAAAACACTCACCACTATATTGTCTATGTTCAGGAACACACTGTAGAAATCAACTAG
- the zfat gene encoding zinc finger protein ZFAT isoform X2 has protein sequence MDAQGAAGSVFMCRLCNLFSPSRPLLLVHCSQVHPQQEPPDDIITALQPLASEPVEALTERPVKRKRGRPKGSTKKSKTDSTHSLVDNSHGQEDENKKEGDPRNSSIEGESHNRILGLDCKNCRRTFSNRRQILKHICLREDEGDDEEEIGRDIVAAGVEDSGTLDHAEADPHKKKQNTEKPEKDIGNFRSQRTSRSQISKEGDAATENKKSVISVVLKEDETLPGVFKMVPVEDSSEDTEPAVDKTQPQVTQKSAVIQSQSQDLSSEATISDCNSDTEQEPCSNPTFTTTTTTEAAASRGFQEYSIKQNDTNLPQSQLKIFTCEFCKKIFKFRHSLVAHLRTHTQEKPFQCPHCDYASAIKANLNVHLRKHTGEKFSCQHCSFNCLSPGHLKVHIERVHMKVKQHCSFCAKKYSDVKNLLQHMAKRHNLKDPEVHQSYQELSLKTRRGLRQLLYHCPTCKRRFKNQLERERHLLIHGPLRPFACLLCDHAATKLDALAAHVRKHLFLYMCAVCDGKFVSCQRLKSHLKESHPDLDQEQAFTDCIDNSYFLIQPGGDARGEEEREDIEGGEQEEQRTEQEGEEERMREEGGSNGVGGEECSGGEAEKLETVAREEKEHGGEEAKAQGEILEDVQVTEGETQKMISVETSTPADIQDKTTAREAEQADSADPCTPAAENTDRDKENTITFSSQESNHSPHLEDRTQENTHGAKNTHTPSSTGNSDLHDLGVNTPSSPVPPGAEDQTPHSENAFQQVLSSLQKTHLNMETFQQLRRLYGDLECQYCGKLFWYKVQYNIHVRTHTKEHLHYCTKCNYSSITKSSLKRHQIQKHSGFLLPCSNPGCKYTTPDKYKLQAHLRTHQEQGKSVACPVCQQSFTEHKLKNHMKTSHPDARPVRRKGLMVQRAEKCPYCDSYFLKKNRDFKQHIWAHEGLKPFLCSLCDYAGRSKSNLKSHLNRHNTEKPHLCDLCGKKFKSKVTLKSHRQSHTKEGKRFQCSDCDFTSGSKPSLLRHKEQHAQFKPFRCAHCRYACNLSGPLKRHYSLKHPDQTYENAGPGLPSADALKQQGGKKCPECDFVYGTKWELNRHMKSKHRQKVVEEVVQETWEAGETIEAQYVTVGDEELLTEAPVAALHDNGNNIDIQEITEFSSEAHDAVTSMVAMAPGTVTVVQQVGDEQEIDNCGDQLMVVNEDGDLTGDQVMVVEDAHGLEALTVLTQGENTHHYIVYVQEHTVEIN, from the exons ATGGATGCACAGGGAGCAG CTGGTTCTGTGTTCATGTGTCGGCTGTGCAACCTCTTCTCTCCCAGTCGCCCTCTGCTCCTGGTCCATTGCTCCCAGGTGCATCCCCAGCAGGAGcctcctgatgacatcatcactgcgCTGCAGCCCCTTGCATCAGAGCCTGTAGAGGCGCTGACAG AGAGACCAGTCAAGCGAAAGCGAGGACGACCAAAAGGCTCCACGAAGAAGTCCAAGACTGACTCCACCCATTCTCTGGTGGATAATTCTCATGGACAAGAAGATGAAAATAAGAAGGAGGGAGACCCACGAAATAGCTCAATAGAAG GTGAAAGCCACAATAGGATTTTGGGACTTGATTGTAAAAACTGTCGTCGCACTTTCAGCAACAGACGACAGATCCTCAAACACATATGTCTAAGAGAAGACGAGGGGGACGATGAAGAGGAAATTG GGAGAGACATTGTCGCAGCAGGAGTTGAGGATTCTGGAACTTTGGACCATGCGGAAGCTGATCCACACAAGAAGaagcaaaacacagagaagccaGAAAAAG ACATTGGCAACTTCAGATCCCAGAGAACTAGCCGAAGCCAAATATCCAAAGAAGGAGATGcagcaacagaaaacaagaaatcaGTCATCAGTGTTGTTCTGAAAGAAGATGAGACACTTCCAG GTGTTTTTAAAATGGTTCCAGTAGAGGACAGTTCAGAAGACACAGAGCCTGCTGTCGACAAGACTCAGCCTCAG GTCACCCAGAAGTCTGCAGTCATCCAGAGTCAGTCACAAGACCTTTCAAGTGAAGCCACCATCTCGGACTGTAACTCTGACACGGAACAAGAGCCATG CTCCAACCCAaccttcacaacaacaacaacaacagaggcaGCAGCCAGCAGAGGCTTCCAGGAATATTCCATCAAGCAAAATGATACCAA TTTACCTCAGAGCCAGCTGAAGATCTTCACCTGTGAGTTCTGTAAAAAGATCTTTAAGTTCAGACACTCGCTGGTCGCTCACCTCAGGACGCACACGCAGGAGAAACCCTTCCAGTGTCCTCACTGTGACTACGCATCAGCCATCAAAG CCAACCTGAACGTTcacctgaggaaacacacaggagagaagttCAGCTGTCAGCACTGTTCTTTCAACTGCCTCAGCCCAGGACACCTCAAG GTCCACATAGAACGAGTCCATATGAAGGTGAAGCAGCACTGTAGCTTTTGTGCGAAAAAATACTCAGATGTCAAGAACTTGCTGCAGCACATGGCGAAACGTCATAACCTCAAAGACCCTGAGGTCCACCAGAGCTACCAGGAACTGAG TCTAAAGACTCGTCGGGGCCTTAGACAGCTCCTGTACCACTGTCCCACCTGTAAACGACGCTTCAAGAACCAACTCGAGCGGGAGCGTCACCTGTTGATCCACGGGCCTCTGCGTCCCTTCGCCTGCCTGCTCTGTGACCATGCTGCAACCAAGCTGGACGCCCTCGCCGCTCATGTCAGGAAGCACCTCTTCCTGTACATGTGCGCTGTGTGTGACGGGAAGTTTGTCAGCTGTCAGAGACTAAAGAGTCACCTGAAAGAGTCTCACCCCGACCTGGACCAGGAGCAGGCCTTCACCGACTGTATCGATAACAGTTACTTTCTGATACAGCCTGGAGGAGACgcgaggggggaggaggagagggaggacatAGAAGGAGGGGAACAGGAAGAGCAGAGGACAGAGCAGGAAGGTGaagaagagaggatgagagaggagggtggaagCAATGGTGTCGGAGGGGAGGAGTGTTCTGGTGGGGAAGCGGAGAAGCTGGAAACTGTTGCAAGGGAAGAGAAGGAGCATGGGGGGGAAGAAGCTAAAGCTCAGGGTGAAATTTTGGAAGATGTGCAGGTCACAgaaggagaaacacaaaaaatgatTTCTGTAGAAACTTCAACTCCCGCTGACATACAGGACAAAACAACAGCTCGGGAAGCAGAACAGGCCGACTCAGCGGACCCATGCACCCCAGCAGCTGAAAAtactgacagagacaaagaaaacacaataactTTTTCATCACAGGAGAGCAATCACAGCCCTCACCTGGAGGACAGGActcaagaaaacacacatggagccaaaaacacacacacaccttcttcaACAGGAAACTCAGACTTACATGATTTAGGTGTAAACACACCTTCTTCACCGGTACCTCCAGGGGCAGAGGATCAAACCCCACATTCAGag AACGCATTCCAGCAGGTGTTGTCATCTCTTCAGAAGACTCACCTCAACATGGAGACTTTCCAGCAACTCAGGAGACTTTACGGAGACTTAGAATGTCAATACTGTG GTAAACTGTTCTGGTACAAAGTCCAATATAACATccatgtacgcacacacaccaaggaGCACCTGCATTACTGCACAAAGTGTAACTACTCGTCCATCACTAAAAGCTCTTTAAAGCGGCACCAGATCCAGAAGCACAGTGGGTTTCTGCTGCCTTGTTCTAATCCCGGCTGTAAATACACCACACCTGACAAATACAAACTACAAGCCCATCTGAGGACGCACCAGGAGCAG GGGAAGAGTGTGGCCTGTCCAGTCTGCCAGCAAAGCTTCACAGAGCACAAGCTAAAAAACCACATGAAAACATCCCACCCAG ATGCGCGGCCTGTGCGGAGAAAAGGATTGATGGTGCAGCGTGCAGAGAAGTGCCCGTACTGTGACTCCTACttcctgaagaaaaacagagacttTAAGCAACACATCTGGGCTCACGAAG GTCTGAAGCCGTTCCTCTGCAGCTTGTGTGACTATGCAGGTCGCAGCAAGAGTAACCTAAAGTCTCATCTGAATCGGCACAACACAGAGAAACCTCATCTCTGTGATCTGTGCGGTAAAAAGTTCAAATCTAAAGTCACACTGAAAAGCCACAGACAGAGCCATACAAAAGAAG GGAAGCGGTTTCAATGTTCGGACTGTGACTTTACCTCGGGCTCTAAACCTTCCCTGCTCAGACACAAGGAGCAACACGCTCAATTTAAG CCATTCCGTTGTGCCCACTGCCGTTACGCCTGTAACCTGTCTGGTCCTCTGAAGCGACACTACAGCTTGAAACACCCTGATCAGACATATGAGAATGCTGGACCTGGGCTGCCCAGTGCTGATGCTCTGAAACAGCAAG gTGGAAAGAAGTGTCCTGAGTGTGACTTTGTTTACGGCACCAAATGGGAGCTGAATCGCCACATGAagagcaaacacagacagaaagtggTAGAGGAAGTGGTACAGGAAACCTGGGAG GCTGGTGAGACAATAGAGGCCCAATATGTGACAGTGGGGGATGAAGAGCTGCTGACAGAAGCTCCTGTAGCAGCGCTGCACGACAACGGTAACAACA TTGATATCCAGGAGATCACTGAGTTCAGTTCAGAGGCTCACGATGCTGTCACCTCCATGGTCGCCATGGCTCCAGGCACTGTTACCGTAGTACAGCAG GTGGGTGATGAACAGGAAATTGATAACTGCGGTGACCAGCTGATGGTGGTGAATGAAGATGGGGACTTAACCGGTGACcaggtgatggtggtggaggaTGCACATGGCCTGGAGGCTCTGACGGTCCTCACTCAGGGAGAAAACACTCACCACTATATTGTCTATGTTCAGGAACACACTGTAGAAATCAACTAG